The following proteins are co-located in the Cydia fagiglandana chromosome 2, ilCydFagi1.1, whole genome shotgun sequence genome:
- the LOC134679656 gene encoding uncharacterized protein LOC134679656, which translates to MRVAILILIITLKVTENFAIEKREQHNGEQKLLLRKLLSLQQNNSTEKALMWNEIFANVLVNKIKILFNKQPESGLEDNPDVVTKFVSQIISLYGKLFYKVNDITHNSAIGKNEEEIKVDEIVDPKKEVEEVEPKYHGRLENVTENLDIDKRSVCPEHSVSDGKGNCIDSANSRFIMAIPYQCPIGYRRDRLGYCRAIF; encoded by the coding sequence atGCGCGTTGCTATTTTAATCCTAATAATAACTCTGAAAGTAACAGAAAACTTCGCAATCGAGAAGAGGGAACAACATAATGGCGAACAAAAGTTACTTTTAAGAAAATTGCTGAGTTTACAACAAAACAATTCGACGGAAAAAGCCTTGATGTGGAACGAAATTTTCGCAAATGTGTTGGTGAACAAGATAAAAATACTGTTCAACAAACAACCTGAATCCGGACTCGAAGACAATCCAGATGTCGTCACGAAGTTTGTGAGCCAGATTATATCATTGTATGGCAAGTTGTTTTACAAAGTTAACGACATAACACATAACAGTGCAATTGGGAAAAATGAAGAAGAAATTAAGGTTGATGAAATAGTTGACCCAAAGAAAGAAGTAGAAGAAGTCGAACCGAAATATCATGGACGTTTAGAAAATGTGACGGAAAACCTTGATATCGATAAGAGGTCCGTGTGTCCCGAACACTCGGTGAGTGATGGAAAAGGAAACTGCATTGATTCCGCAAATTCTAGGTTTATTATGGCTATACCGTACCAATGTCCGATCGGATATAGGAGGGACAGGCTAGGCTACTGCAGAGCAATATTTTGA